One region of Bradyrhizobium betae genomic DNA includes:
- a CDS encoding nucleotidyl transferase AbiEii/AbiGii toxin family protein, whose amino-acid sequence MNPAFDEVLAAGSDAMLSAFDTTALRLGTASQNIEKDFWVCWTLDALFNGLKEGGPRLLFKGGTSLSKGFGLINRFSEDIDVTVFRDDIGEPATIEELEALSSKKRRARLDAIKDACQAYINGPLRAELTQILQDRLQAAGLDAGAARVEADDADPDGQTLLIWYPAATPRSDYVRAAIKIESGAKSALDPNSEVPIKPYVDDDLPALDLTVPAVRTVDPERTFWDKVVILHGLRRWFDKRGELRGGGQRVSRHYYDLHQLAAARVGAAAIADPALGADCVAHARMFFNRPDFDLASAAPGSFALAPHDAMIEQLRVDYRAMQGMIFGDPPDFEAVLDSIGSLETRLNKKGDTGGGAAR is encoded by the coding sequence ATGAATCCGGCTTTCGACGAGGTTCTCGCGGCCGGGTCGGACGCGATGTTGAGCGCCTTCGATACGACGGCGCTACGCCTCGGCACGGCGTCTCAGAATATCGAGAAGGACTTCTGGGTCTGCTGGACGCTGGATGCCTTGTTCAATGGCTTGAAAGAGGGCGGACCCCGCCTCCTCTTCAAAGGTGGAACCTCCCTGTCCAAAGGGTTTGGTTTGATCAATCGCTTCTCCGAAGACATTGATGTCACGGTGTTTCGGGACGACATCGGCGAGCCGGCGACCATCGAGGAGCTCGAAGCGCTGAGTAGCAAAAAGCGCCGGGCGCGCCTCGATGCGATCAAGGACGCCTGCCAAGCCTACATCAACGGCCCGCTGCGGGCTGAGTTGACGCAGATCCTGCAGGACCGGCTTCAGGCTGCCGGCCTCGATGCCGGCGCGGCCCGAGTGGAAGCCGATGACGCTGATCCCGACGGGCAGACGCTTCTGATCTGGTATCCCGCGGCGACGCCGCGATCGGATTATGTGCGGGCAGCGATCAAGATCGAGTCGGGCGCGAAATCCGCGCTCGATCCGAACAGCGAAGTGCCGATCAAACCCTATGTCGATGATGATCTGCCGGCGCTCGACCTGACCGTGCCGGCCGTCCGCACGGTCGATCCGGAACGTACCTTCTGGGACAAGGTTGTCATCCTCCATGGGCTGCGGCGCTGGTTCGACAAGCGCGGCGAGCTGCGCGGGGGCGGCCAACGCGTTTCCCGTCACTATTATGACCTGCACCAGCTCGCCGCGGCCCGCGTCGGCGCCGCCGCCATCGCTGATCCGGCGCTCGGTGCGGATTGCGTCGCGCACGCCCGGATGTTCTTCAATCGACCGGACTTCGATCTCGCGAGCGCTGCGCCTGGCTCGTTTGCACTCGCCCCGCATGACGCGATGATCGAGCAACTGCGCGTCGACTACAGGGCCATGCAGGGCATGATCTTTGGCGATCCACCGGATTTCGAGGCGGTGCTCGACAGCATCGGCTCGCTCGAGACGCGTCTCAACAAGAAGGGCGATACGGGAGGCGGGGCCGCGCGATGA